Proteins from a single region of Chthoniobacterales bacterium:
- a CDS encoding putative zinc-binding peptidase — protein MKIFHCDKCDQMVYFENVFCVGCGSTLAYLPDVDDIASLEPAPDGFWQRHGNGARYRMCTNYAQHQVCNWAIPVEDPNDLCPCCQLNRVVPDLNIVGNQEAWARVEVAKRRLVYSLRKLGLPVVSKVLSPDHGIAFDFLGDVPGFASVLTGHDEGVITLNIAEADDAEREKRRLALHEPYRTVLGHFRHEIGHYYWDQLILPDPAQLEAFRALFGDERFDYDIALQQHYQNGVPANWQDSFITSYATAHPWEDWAETWAHYMHMADTIETAATCGLSMHPDRANEPSLEIPNDDPSQSFRTLMDSWFPLTYVLNNLNRGLGLSDGYPFVLSSPAIEKLRFVHNVIVNAKTNGVPHLTGEPHLAGAS, from the coding sequence ATGAAAATCTTTCACTGCGACAAATGCGACCAGATGGTCTACTTCGAAAATGTGTTTTGCGTCGGCTGCGGCAGCACCCTCGCCTACCTGCCCGACGTCGACGACATCGCCTCGCTCGAGCCTGCGCCGGATGGCTTCTGGCAGCGCCACGGCAACGGAGCCCGATACCGGATGTGCACGAATTACGCCCAGCATCAGGTTTGCAACTGGGCGATCCCGGTGGAGGATCCGAACGATCTCTGTCCCTGCTGCCAGCTCAACCGCGTCGTTCCCGACCTGAACATCGTCGGCAATCAGGAAGCCTGGGCCCGCGTCGAGGTGGCGAAGCGCCGCCTGGTCTACAGTCTCCGCAAGCTGGGTTTGCCCGTCGTCAGCAAGGTCCTCTCGCCCGACCACGGCATCGCCTTCGACTTCCTCGGCGACGTGCCCGGCTTCGCCTCCGTCCTCACCGGACACGATGAAGGCGTCATCACCCTCAACATCGCCGAGGCGGACGACGCCGAACGCGAGAAGCGCCGCCTCGCCCTGCACGAACCCTACCGCACCGTGCTGGGGCACTTCCGTCACGAGATCGGTCACTACTACTGGGACCAGCTCATCCTGCCCGATCCCGCCCAGCTCGAGGCCTTCCGCGCCCTCTTCGGCGACGAACGCTTCGACTACGACATCGCGCTTCAACAGCACTACCAGAACGGCGTGCCCGCCAACTGGCAGGACTCGTTCATCACGTCCTACGCCACGGCCCATCCGTGGGAGGACTGGGCCGAGACCTGGGCGCACTATATGCACATGGCCGATACCATCGAGACCGCCGCGACCTGCGGGCTCTCGATGCATCCCGACCGGGCCAACGAACCGTCTCTGGAAATTCCCAACGATGACCCCTCGCAGTCCTTCAGGACGCTGATGGATTCGTGGTTCCCCCTCACTTATGTGCTCAACAACCTCAACCGCGGCCTCGGCCTGTCGGATGGCTATCCCTTCGTGCTGTCCTCGCCAGCGATCGAAAAACTTCGCTTCGTCCACAATGTGATTGTCAATGCGAAGACAAACGGGGTGCCTCATCTCACCGGCGAGCCCCATCTTGCCGGGGCATCCTAA
- a CDS encoding LysR family transcriptional regulator, with protein sequence MLNLHHLELFYYVAKHEGIVPACRHIPYGVQQPAVSAQIIRLEEDLGVSLFRRRPFQLTPAGRMLFDQLAPFFGGLPELEARLRGETIRTLRLAGLSEVMRDHAPGLLAGLKARHPGLQLVVLEAGQKQAEQLILRGEADLAVTVLDATPPAGLQCKRLLRLPLVLLVPESAPWLTAATAIKDGDDGKVDLISLGAHELLPRLFARGLRKSGREWPTTIAISSADLIAPYVSAGLGVGLSVSTPHRPPPAGLRELPLKGFPSLDIGAFWTGRLSPPAQELIAELAAIAASR encoded by the coding sequence ATGTTGAACCTCCACCATCTCGAACTCTTCTATTACGTCGCGAAACACGAGGGCATCGTCCCTGCCTGCCGGCATATTCCCTACGGCGTGCAGCAGCCCGCCGTGAGTGCGCAGATCATTCGTCTCGAGGAAGACCTCGGCGTTTCGCTCTTCCGCCGCCGTCCGTTTCAGCTCACGCCCGCGGGGAGGATGCTTTTCGATCAGCTCGCGCCATTCTTCGGCGGCCTGCCCGAACTGGAGGCCCGCCTGCGCGGCGAGACGATCCGCACGCTGCGCCTGGCCGGACTTTCCGAAGTCATGCGCGACCATGCGCCCGGGCTGCTCGCCGGATTGAAGGCGCGCCATCCCGGGCTGCAGCTCGTGGTCCTCGAAGCGGGGCAGAAACAGGCCGAGCAGCTCATCCTGCGGGGCGAAGCCGATCTCGCCGTGACGGTGCTCGATGCCACTCCGCCCGCCGGCCTCCAGTGCAAGCGCCTGCTACGACTCCCGCTCGTCCTGCTCGTGCCGGAATCCGCGCCGTGGCTCACCGCCGCTACGGCCATCAAGGATGGCGACGACGGAAAGGTCGACCTCATCTCCCTCGGCGCCCACGAACTCCTTCCCCGCCTGTTCGCCCGCGGCCTCAGAAAATCCGGACGGGAATGGCCGACCACGATCGCCATCAGCTCCGCCGATTTGATCGCGCCCTACGTGAGCGCCGGACTCGGCGTGGGCCTTTCCGTCTCGACCCCGCATCGTCCGCCGCCGGCGGGCCTGCGCGAATTGCCGCTCAAGGGATTCCCGTCACTGGACATCGGCGCGTTCTGGACCGGCCGACTTTCACCGCCCGCGCAGGAACTCATCGCGGAACTCGCCGCGATCGCCGCCTCGCGCTGA
- a CDS encoding 1-acyl-sn-glycerol-3-phosphate acyltransferase has protein sequence MKTTEREHRSWLDRGIERGVRAMILPLGRIFYRVTVVGAEHLPATGGALFVCNHVSYADTIPLSLACNRHFRFTSFAGLFDQPILGRCLRAFGSIPVSPSSARETIRRASDCAAAGESVLLFPEGKLTLDGRLQEIKGGYELIARRANVPVVMVHLDGLWGSIFSFEGGRWFFKWPRPWRRNVTVTFAPPLAAEAATPERLEAFWKARSEAARREVCVAAAPMEVQS, from the coding sequence ATGAAGACAACGGAAAGGGAACACCGGAGCTGGCTCGACCGAGGCATCGAACGCGGTGTGCGCGCGATGATCCTCCCGCTGGGCCGGATTTTCTATCGCGTCACGGTGGTGGGAGCGGAGCATCTGCCCGCGACTGGCGGAGCGCTGTTCGTCTGCAATCACGTGAGCTATGCGGACACGATCCCGCTCTCGCTCGCGTGCAATCGGCATTTTCGCTTCACGTCGTTTGCCGGGCTGTTCGATCAACCGATTCTCGGGCGATGTCTGCGGGCGTTCGGATCGATCCCGGTGAGCCCCTCCAGCGCCCGGGAGACGATTCGTCGGGCATCGGATTGCGCGGCGGCGGGCGAGAGCGTGCTGCTGTTTCCCGAGGGGAAGCTGACGCTGGACGGGCGCCTGCAGGAAATCAAGGGCGGCTACGAGTTGATTGCCCGCCGGGCAAACGTGCCGGTGGTGATGGTGCATCTCGACGGTCTCTGGGGCTCGATCTTTTCGTTCGAGGGCGGGCGTTGGTTCTTCAAATGGCCGCGGCCTTGGCGCCGTAACGTCACGGTGACGTTCGCGCCACCGCTGGCTGCGGAGGCGGCAACTCCCGAGCGACTGGAGGCCTTTTGGAAGGCTCGTTCGGAAGCTGCTCGCAGGGAAGTCTGCGTCGCGGCTGCGCCGATGGAGGTGCAGTCATGA
- a CDS encoding DUF2157 domain-containing protein, translated as MKLEREVPGWVEAGIISPAQAEAILMRHPNRAAGRWMVIFGTIGSVLCLAGVSLLIASNWQAIPPLVKLGGLLTLLAGSMIFAVEAQARGAHRAGWECGYLVASVCPLLGLALISQIFHLDGKMSGLLAAWFGAIVVLPFASRSVAAFVVLIIAGYAWLGTGLDELSWLKHFRSFAFVYMGVGAALAAGSQLWLRVGAKVQRSVGEFVGVATVALMGWLAGFDMTMWVTYWIVLFVAALGWIWLSLERERPHQLNVGFVLVGLLIVSTFLRLAGTMANTGLLFLSGGVVLLVTACLLQFLRRTLLNRRS; from the coding sequence ATGAAGCTGGAACGCGAAGTGCCGGGGTGGGTCGAGGCGGGGATCATCTCTCCGGCGCAGGCCGAAGCGATCCTGATGCGGCATCCGAATCGGGCCGCCGGCCGATGGATGGTGATTTTTGGGACCATTGGGAGCGTGCTGTGCCTTGCGGGGGTGTCGTTGCTGATCGCAAGCAACTGGCAGGCGATTCCTCCGCTCGTGAAGTTGGGCGGATTGCTGACACTGCTCGCCGGGAGCATGATTTTTGCGGTCGAGGCGCAGGCGCGCGGGGCGCACCGGGCCGGCTGGGAATGCGGCTATCTCGTCGCGTCGGTGTGTCCGCTGCTTGGGCTGGCGTTGATCAGTCAGATTTTTCATCTCGATGGGAAGATGAGTGGCCTGCTGGCGGCGTGGTTCGGCGCGATTGTGGTGCTGCCGTTTGCGAGTCGCAGTGTCGCGGCGTTCGTGGTGCTGATCATCGCGGGCTACGCGTGGCTGGGCACGGGCCTGGACGAACTCTCGTGGCTGAAGCACTTTCGGAGCTTCGCGTTCGTTTACATGGGCGTCGGGGCGGCGCTGGCCGCGGGCTCGCAACTCTGGTTGAGGGTCGGAGCGAAAGTTCAGCGCTCGGTCGGTGAATTTGTTGGCGTGGCGACGGTCGCGCTGATGGGCTGGCTTGCTGGCTTCGACATGACGATGTGGGTGACCTATTGGATCGTCCTCTTCGTGGCGGCGCTCGGCTGGATCTGGCTGAGCCTCGAGCGCGAGCGCCCGCACCAGCTGAATGTCGGGTTTGTGCTCGTGGGCCTGTTGATCGTTTCCACGTTTCTGCGACTTGCCGGGACGATGGCCAATACGGGCCTGCTCTTTCTCTCGGGTGGCGTCGTGCTGCTCGTGACGGCCTGCCTGCTGCAGTTTCTGCGTCGGACCTTGCTCAATCGCCGCTCATGA
- a CDS encoding GDYXXLXY domain-containing protein, which yields MKRIVLYLLLAFQILGLVALYAWQSQTPGPRYLLQTRPVDPRDLLRGDYVILGYEISTPPKEWRDAN from the coding sequence ATGAAACGCATCGTTCTCTATCTCCTGCTGGCCTTTCAGATTCTCGGACTCGTCGCGCTTTACGCGTGGCAATCTCAGACGCCGGGACCGCGCTACCTGCTGCAAACGCGGCCGGTGGACCCGCGCGATCTGCTGCGAGGGGACTACGTGATTCTCGGCTACGAGATTTCCACGCCACCGAAGGAGTGGCGGGACGCGAATC